The following are encoded in a window of Bacteroidota bacterium genomic DNA:
- a CDS encoding NADH-quinone oxidoreductase subunit N, with the protein MVFSASDLYGISPILSVSITALVALIVKSVKRNSETAILVVGIVGILVSIGFSVVTFSLSTTAFNDMVLVGGYASFFDVIFLAAGLLTFLLSDSYLKKENIHFGEFYVLVLLAVAGMMLMGSSADLITLFLGVELMSVCFYVLAGFMRTKLSSNEAALKYFLLGAFATGFLLYGIALIYGTTGTTNLLRIASVHVGESARTLYNVGFGLLLIGLAFKVAAVPFHMWAPDVYEGSPTTVAALMSTGGKSAAFAASVLVFSIPIAQHDEHFKLILAVLAASSMVVGNLFGLSQTNLKRMLAYSSIAHAGYMLIGVASGQPLGEQGILFYLVSYTLTNLGAFGVISILEKESGKNVSYEEYAGLGTRRPAIAALLSMFMFSLTGIPPFAGFVGKYYLFTSAVQSGMTWLAILGVLTSLLSAYYYLRVVVYMYFRDSAEAPEAGTPRLAAFSVMLSAAGIILFGILPSLILNVTQLLF; encoded by the coding sequence ATGGTTTTTTCAGCGTCAGATTTGTACGGAATATCTCCGATCCTTTCGGTCTCGATCACAGCGCTCGTCGCTCTCATCGTCAAGTCCGTAAAGCGGAACAGCGAAACCGCAATTCTTGTCGTCGGCATCGTTGGAATTCTGGTCAGCATCGGGTTCAGTGTTGTGACCTTCTCCTTGAGCACGACGGCGTTCAACGACATGGTGCTTGTCGGCGGTTATGCCAGTTTCTTCGACGTGATCTTCCTCGCTGCAGGTCTTCTGACCTTCCTTCTTTCCGATTCTTATCTGAAGAAAGAGAATATTCATTTCGGCGAATTCTACGTTCTCGTGCTCCTTGCGGTGGCAGGAATGATGCTGATGGGATCCTCCGCAGATTTGATCACGCTCTTTCTCGGCGTCGAATTGATGTCCGTCTGTTTTTACGTGCTGGCAGGGTTCATGAGAACGAAGCTTAGCTCCAACGAGGCTGCGTTGAAGTATTTTCTTCTCGGGGCGTTCGCGACCGGTTTTTTGCTCTACGGAATTGCGCTCATCTACGGCACGACCGGAACGACGAATCTTCTTCGTATCGCTTCGGTACACGTCGGCGAATCGGCACGCACGTTATACAACGTCGGATTCGGTTTGTTGCTGATCGGTCTTGCGTTCAAGGTCGCCGCGGTTCCGTTTCATATGTGGGCTCCCGATGTGTATGAAGGCTCGCCCACGACCGTCGCGGCATTGATGTCGACGGGAGGGAAGTCCGCCGCGTTCGCCGCTTCCGTGCTTGTGTTTTCGATTCCGATCGCACAGCACGACGAACATTTCAAATTGATTCTTGCGGTACTCGCCGCAAGTTCGATGGTCGTCGGCAATCTTTTCGGTCTGTCCCAGACCAACCTCAAGAGGATGCTGGCGTACTCCAGCATCGCCCATGCGGGATATATGCTCATCGGGGTTGCATCCGGCCAGCCGCTCGGAGAGCAAGGGATACTCTTTTATCTTGTTTCCTACACGTTGACCAACCTTGGCGCGTTCGGCGTCATCTCGATCCTTGAGAAAGAATCCGGAAAAAATGTTTCGTATGAAGAGTACGCTGGGCTCGGCACCCGCAGGCCGGCGATCGCGGCGCTCCTTTCGATGTTCATGTTCTCCCTGACCGGCATTCCGCCGTTCGCGGGCTTTGTCGGGAAATATTACCTTTTCACGAGCGCCGTGCAATCGGGAATGACATGGCTTGCAATTCTCGGCGTCCTGACGAGCCTTCTATCGGCATACTATTATCTGCGTGTCGTCGTCTATATGTATTTCCGAGATTCTGCGGAAGCCCCGGAGGCCGGCACACCGCGGCTTGCCGCCTTTTCCGTGATGCTCTCCGCCGCTGGAATTATCCTGTTTGGAATTCTCCCATCACTCATCCTGAATGTTACGCAATTGCTTTTTTGA
- a CDS encoding NADH-quinone oxidoreductase subunit M, protein MNNILSYTLFSPFIGMAILPFVNRGKTTAVKIVGIASSVLTFLLSLVVYFSFDPSNTQLQFVNRVAWIQRLDISYAVGIDGLSLLLVILTTFLTPIALLSSWNSITVRLKEYVFFILLLEFGMLGVFLASDLFLFYVFWEAMLIPMYFIIGIWGGQDKIYAAVKFFLYTMSGSLLMLIAILSLGYYASTVPGGHFTTNLAMLYQIAPGIPRNIQTWMFLAFTLSFAIKIPLFPFHTWLPDAHVQAPTAGSVILAAVLLKMGTYGLLRFCLPLFPQGSIEFTPLLSTLAVIGIVYGALVAMVQTDIKKLVAYSSVSHLGFVVLGIFSMTEEGIQGAMIQMINHGLSTGALFLIVGMLYDRRHTRDISQFGGLSARLPVFATLFMIVMLSSIGLPGLNGFVGEFLILLGSFKSTLLGSHVYTIIAASGVIFAAVYMLWMFQRVMFGKLTNPANQSLHDLSGREIAVLVPIIVFIVWIGVYPSTFLKSSAASTRQIVRVLEQARSGEIHSSLAKTAQSIR, encoded by the coding sequence ATGAACAATATTCTCTCATATACATTATTTTCCCCTTTTATCGGAATGGCGATCCTTCCGTTTGTTAACAGGGGTAAAACGACCGCCGTCAAAATTGTCGGGATCGCTTCGTCGGTCCTGACGTTTCTTCTTTCGCTCGTTGTCTATTTCTCGTTCGATCCGTCAAACACACAGCTCCAATTTGTGAATCGTGTTGCATGGATACAGCGGCTGGATATCAGCTATGCCGTCGGCATCGACGGCCTTTCGCTCCTCCTTGTTATTCTGACGACATTCCTTACTCCGATTGCTTTGCTCTCTTCATGGAATTCGATCACGGTCCGGTTAAAAGAATACGTGTTTTTCATCCTCCTCTTGGAATTCGGGATGCTCGGGGTGTTTCTCGCATCCGATCTCTTCCTGTTCTATGTGTTCTGGGAAGCGATGCTGATTCCGATGTATTTCATCATCGGGATTTGGGGGGGGCAGGATAAGATCTATGCGGCGGTGAAATTCTTCCTCTACACGATGTCGGGGAGCCTTTTGATGCTCATTGCGATCTTGTCGCTCGGCTACTATGCATCGACGGTCCCGGGCGGACATTTCACGACGAACCTTGCGATGCTCTATCAGATCGCTCCGGGCATTCCGCGCAATATTCAAACGTGGATGTTCCTCGCTTTTACGCTCTCGTTTGCGATCAAAATTCCGCTGTTCCCGTTCCATACATGGCTTCCCGACGCGCACGTCCAGGCTCCGACCGCAGGAAGCGTCATCCTCGCCGCTGTGCTCTTAAAAATGGGGACGTACGGATTGCTCCGGTTTTGCCTGCCGCTGTTTCCCCAGGGATCGATTGAATTCACTCCGCTTCTTTCCACGCTGGCTGTCATCGGTATTGTATACGGCGCCCTTGTCGCAATGGTGCAGACGGACATTAAGAAGCTCGTTGCCTACTCTTCGGTGAGCCATCTTGGTTTTGTCGTCCTCGGAATTTTTTCGATGACCGAGGAAGGGATCCAAGGAGCGATGATCCAGATGATCAACCACGGCCTATCGACCGGCGCTCTCTTTTTGATCGTCGGCATGCTGTACGACCGTCGGCATACGCGCGACATCTCACAGTTCGGAGGCTTGTCCGCCCGGCTTCCCGTCTTTGCTACGTTGTTCATGATCGTCATGCTCTCGTCGATCGGCCTTCCGGGCTTGAACGGCTTTGTCGGCGAGTTCCTTATCCTGCTCGGATCGTTTAAGTCGACATTGTTAGGGTCGCATGTCTATACGATCATCGCCGCGTCGGGAGTGATATTCGCCGCCGTGTACATGCTATGGATGTTTCAGCGGGTCATGTTTGGAAAACTCACGAACCCTGCGAACCAGTCTCTCCATGATCTGTCGGGAAGGGAAATTGCCGTCTTGGTTCCTATCATCGTTTTCATCGTGTGGATCGGGGTCTACCCGTCGACGTTTTTGAAATCGTCCGCCGCGTCCACGAGACAAATTGTGAGAGTGCTTGAACAAGCCCGAAGCGGCGAAATTCATTCCTCGCTCGCTAAAACTGCCCAGAGCATCCGGTAA
- a CDS encoding sodium:proton antiporter, producing MSIIRAALKISLLLSGISSIAFAGEASAVPQVPSTMILPFAVLLAAIAVVPFVHGAWWKNNYPAVAVGLGVVAVAWYLLATGNEERILESGKEYVSFVVLIGSLFIVSGGILLRISGNAGPFGNLILLATGAVAANILGTTGASIILIRPYLHANKYRLRPFHIVFFIFVVSNMGGALTPIGDPPIFLGYLKGIPFFWVLSSAWYMWLLAIGIVLAVFFAVDYLSFRKFETSPSRIPMSEVHEEAKVNGLHNVFFLAIIVLALFIGHPLFFREFVMILAAVGSYFSTKNEIHKANAFTFAPLKEVAILFVGIFATLVPVLDWIEMHAASSGISTPGQFFWGTGLLSSMLDNAPTYLNSLSASVGLFVGQNILSQVNRLVLSHGSELSALTAVEIRNTFSVLAKYHGELVAAGSVPQSVVQVSYLMGNRDVYLKAISLSAVFFGAGTYIGNGPNFMVKAIAEEAGAVMPSFFGYVGRYAVPVLLPTFILVWFVFFRS from the coding sequence ATGTCCATCATCCGAGCGGCGCTCAAAATATCTCTATTGCTTTCCGGCATCTCTTCGATCGCCTTCGCCGGAGAAGCTTCAGCCGTCCCTCAAGTTCCCTCGACGATGATCCTGCCGTTTGCAGTCCTCCTTGCCGCGATCGCCGTCGTTCCGTTCGTCCACGGAGCATGGTGGAAGAACAATTATCCAGCCGTTGCAGTTGGCCTCGGCGTTGTTGCCGTCGCATGGTATCTTCTTGCAACGGGGAATGAAGAACGCATCCTCGAATCGGGAAAAGAATACGTCAGTTTTGTTGTTCTCATCGGCTCTCTCTTCATCGTCTCCGGAGGAATTCTCCTTCGTATTTCGGGGAACGCCGGACCGTTTGGAAATCTCATCCTTCTTGCAACGGGAGCCGTTGCGGCGAACATCCTTGGCACGACGGGCGCATCGATCATTTTGATACGGCCGTATCTCCATGCCAACAAATATCGTCTTCGTCCGTTTCATATCGTCTTCTTTATCTTTGTGGTCAGCAATATGGGAGGAGCGTTGACTCCGATCGGGGACCCGCCGATATTCCTCGGTTATCTGAAAGGGATACCGTTCTTTTGGGTACTCTCGTCGGCATGGTATATGTGGCTTTTGGCGATCGGGATAGTGCTTGCGGTTTTTTTTGCCGTCGACTACCTCAGCTTTCGAAAATTCGAAACAAGCCCATCCCGTATTCCGATGTCCGAGGTACATGAAGAAGCGAAGGTGAACGGACTGCACAACGTCTTTTTTTTGGCAATTATTGTTTTGGCGCTCTTCATCGGACATCCGTTGTTTTTTCGTGAGTTCGTCATGATCCTGGCGGCCGTCGGTTCATATTTCTCGACGAAGAATGAAATTCACAAAGCCAACGCTTTCACCTTTGCCCCGTTGAAAGAAGTTGCAATTCTGTTCGTCGGGATCTTTGCTACGTTGGTTCCTGTCCTTGATTGGATTGAGATGCACGCGGCCTCGTCCGGCATTTCGACGCCCGGCCAATTTTTCTGGGGCACCGGCCTTCTCTCAAGCATGCTTGACAACGCTCCGACGTATTTGAACTCTCTCAGCGCATCCGTCGGATTGTTCGTCGGCCAGAACATCCTCTCACAGGTGAACCGGCTGGTGCTTTCCCACGGGTCGGAACTATCAGCCCTCACTGCCGTCGAAATCAGGAATACGTTCTCGGTGCTTGCGAAATATCATGGAGAACTCGTTGCCGCCGGAAGTGTTCCGCAGTCGGTCGTCCAGGTTTCGTATTTGATGGGAAACCGGGATGTTTATCTGAAAGCGATCTCGCTGAGCGCAGTGTTCTTCGGGGCCGGAACGTACATCGGGAACGGTCCCAATTTTATGGTCAAGGCGATTGCTGAGGAAGCCGGAGCCGTCATGCCGTCGTTCTTCGGGTACGTCGGCCGGTATGCGGTTCCGGTGCTGCTTCCGACGTTCATTCTCGTGTGGTTCGTTTTCTTTCGTTCATAG
- a CDS encoding NAD(P)H-hydrate dehydratase — translation MLPVVSPQQMKAMDELASRRFGMPSLSLMENAGRSVIDEMEKAFGPVGGRKILVVAGKGKNGGDGFVAGRYAVQRGATVAVLFLGKRGDMQGDTKINFDKLQSIGGRNLIFLPSTRGKGVSRKKFDFIIDAIFGTSFHGEVRGAFKATIEWINRQRNSKVIAVDIPSGLDALTGECSSAAVQADLTVSMALPKLGFYTGKGKGMTGPVVVADIQMPKKLLDNRKFYTFFVEKKDVQNGLPVRSETAHKQSVGKIFVVAGSKGLSGAALLCSQSAMKSGAGAVVLGIPSAVFPAVARRTLEVMPFELPSTAEGSVAFSALEVMGPKMKWADVILIGPGLSTNAESVELVHTIVSTAEQTLIVDADGLNALAQDISLLRKRKCRSVILTPHMGEFSRLVTLPAAEIEREKIQIARSFARKNNVILVLKGAPTIVAVPSGSVFVNSTGNPGMATAGSGDVLAGIIAALCGQHNPPERAAINGVFVHGYAGDLARNDIGEMGMLASDIMKRIPSALQELAARGKNTYSRTAV, via the coding sequence GTGCTCCCCGTCGTAAGTCCTCAACAAATGAAAGCCATGGACGAACTGGCATCTCGCCGGTTCGGGATGCCGTCCCTCTCGCTGATGGAAAATGCGGGCCGCTCTGTCATTGACGAGATGGAAAAAGCATTCGGCCCCGTTGGTGGCCGGAAGATTCTTGTCGTCGCTGGAAAAGGGAAGAACGGCGGAGACGGTTTCGTCGCCGGCCGGTATGCCGTTCAGCGCGGAGCGACAGTTGCAGTGCTTTTTCTCGGCAAAAGGGGCGATATGCAAGGGGATACAAAAATAAATTTTGATAAATTGCAAAGCATCGGCGGCAGAAATCTCATTTTCTTGCCATCGACGCGCGGCAAAGGAGTTTCGCGGAAGAAATTTGACTTCATCATCGATGCAATTTTTGGAACTTCGTTTCATGGCGAGGTGCGCGGTGCGTTCAAGGCAACCATCGAATGGATCAATCGTCAGCGGAATTCAAAGGTCATTGCAGTGGATATTCCTTCCGGGCTTGATGCTCTAACCGGAGAATGCTCCTCAGCGGCAGTGCAAGCTGACCTGACGGTCTCGATGGCCTTGCCCAAACTCGGATTTTATACCGGAAAAGGAAAAGGGATGACCGGCCCGGTTGTCGTTGCCGACATTCAGATGCCGAAGAAGCTTCTTGACAACCGCAAGTTTTACACCTTTTTTGTCGAGAAGAAGGATGTTCAAAACGGTCTCCCCGTTCGGTCAGAGACAGCTCATAAGCAGAGCGTCGGAAAAATCTTTGTGGTTGCGGGCTCAAAAGGATTGAGCGGCGCCGCGCTCCTCTGTTCTCAATCGGCAATGAAATCCGGCGCCGGTGCGGTCGTTCTGGGAATCCCGTCGGCGGTTTTTCCGGCAGTCGCCCGGCGAACATTGGAGGTGATGCCCTTTGAGCTGCCGTCCACAGCCGAAGGCTCTGTCGCATTTTCAGCCCTTGAAGTTATGGGCCCCAAAATGAAATGGGCCGATGTAATTCTCATAGGCCCTGGATTATCCACGAACGCCGAAAGCGTTGAACTTGTTCATACAATTGTCTCAACGGCTGAACAGACGCTGATCGTCGATGCCGACGGATTGAATGCATTGGCCCAAGATATTTCCCTGCTTCGAAAGAGAAAATGCCGATCCGTTATTCTCACCCCTCACATGGGAGAATTTTCCCGGCTGGTCACGCTCCCCGCGGCGGAAATCGAGAGAGAGAAGATTCAGATCGCGAGATCCTTTGCCCGGAAGAATAATGTTATTCTTGTGTTGAAGGGGGCGCCGACGATCGTGGCAGTTCCGTCGGGCTCTGTGTTTGTCAATTCGACCGGAAATCCGGGAATGGCCACGGCAGGCTCCGGCGACGTCCTCGCCGGCATCATTGCGGCGCTATGCGGACAGCACAACCCTCCCGAACGGGCCGCGATCAACGGGGTCTTCGTACACGGATACGCGGGCGATCTTGCGCGCAACGATATCGGTGAAATGGGAATGCTTGCGAGCGATATCATGAAACGGATTCCGTCCGCCCTTCAGGAGCTCGCAGCGCGGGGAAAAAATACCTATTCCAGGACAGCGGTATGA
- a CDS encoding hemolysin family protein: MMLQLLLLFILIIFSGLFSSSEIVFIVANKAKMEVRARRKKFGAAQALSFVSSPEEYLTTVLVGNNVANIAFSSIAAILLQEHLHGSDTLITIIISFIILLFGELLPKSLFRIIADTVVPYASSFLQACRILLLPFVWVTQQASKGIISGLGFENSSVGRFLHKKDVEVLLKESTEVGEVGKEVGKKIIKVITLSDVLAKDVMKARANVVAVDVKTPVKQAWQVLVDRGYSKLLVYDQTVDNIIGVVFARDFFSRPRTLSHILRETVFVPETKNCSDLFRDFRLKKISLAVVVDEFGGTAGVVTSEDILEEFLGEIADGQQEEDQYIKRSPDGTFLVNGRAEIHKLKQVIGAEIPDGPYDTIAGFMMHSLGRIPSEKEEVRIGTMLIQVVRATKTKVELLKIRVQ, translated from the coding sequence ATGATGCTCCAACTTTTACTTTTGTTCATCCTCATTATTTTTAGCGGCCTTTTTTCGTCATCCGAAATTGTCTTCATTGTGGCGAACAAGGCAAAAATGGAAGTCCGCGCGCGCCGGAAGAAATTCGGAGCAGCGCAGGCATTGTCCTTTGTCAGCAGCCCGGAAGAATATCTTACCACGGTGCTGGTGGGTAACAATGTGGCGAACATCGCCTTCTCTTCCATTGCGGCCATCCTTCTTCAGGAGCATCTGCACGGCTCGGATACGCTCATTACCATTATTATCTCTTTTATCATTCTGCTCTTCGGCGAATTGCTTCCGAAATCCCTTTTCCGCATTATAGCAGATACCGTTGTCCCATATGCATCATCGTTCCTTCAGGCGTGCCGCATCCTGCTTCTTCCTTTTGTGTGGGTGACACAGCAGGCTTCGAAGGGCATTATTTCCGGACTCGGGTTTGAAAACTCCAGCGTAGGCAGATTCCTCCATAAAAAAGATGTCGAGGTTCTCCTCAAGGAGAGTACGGAAGTGGGCGAAGTCGGCAAAGAGGTTGGGAAGAAAATTATCAAAGTGATCACGTTAAGCGATGTTCTGGCCAAAGATGTCATGAAGGCGCGTGCAAACGTCGTCGCGGTCGATGTGAAGACTCCGGTCAAGCAGGCATGGCAGGTGCTGGTCGACCGGGGATATTCAAAACTGCTGGTGTATGATCAGACGGTCGACAATATCATCGGCGTGGTATTCGCCCGGGATTTTTTCTCGAGGCCGCGGACGCTCTCGCACATCCTGCGGGAAACGGTTTTCGTTCCCGAAACGAAGAACTGCTCCGACCTTTTCCGCGATTTCCGGCTTAAGAAGATCTCCCTCGCGGTCGTGGTCGATGAATTTGGAGGGACCGCAGGCGTCGTAACGTCCGAGGATATTCTCGAAGAATTTTTGGGAGAGATCGCCGACGGGCAGCAGGAAGAAGACCAGTACATCAAGCGATCTCCGGACGGGACGTTTCTCGTGAACGGAAGAGCGGAAATCCACAAATTGAAACAAGTGATCGGCGCGGAAATACCGGACGGACCGTATGACACCATCGCCGGATTTATGATGCATTCCCTCGGAAGGATCCCGTCAGAGAAGGAAGAGGTGCGCATCGGTACGATGCTCATTCAGGTAGTGCGGGCCACAAAAACAAAGGTCGAATTGCTTAAGATCCGCGTGCAATAG